The proteins below are encoded in one region of Micromonospora pisi:
- a CDS encoding ABC transporter ATP-binding protein, with product MTAGRRRDALPVAEPARVRRAALRLIRADRRAFTAVLLLNALAAAAGLVGPWLLGRIVNTVQAGGGVAEVDRLALTILLFALVQLVLTRYAQYLGHRFGERTSARIRERFVDRALALPTSVVERVGPGDLTTRGTTDVASVGRVLRDAAPEILVALVQAIFILGAVFVLAPPLGACGLLGLLGLVLVTRWYLRRAHTAYLAEGEANSALAEVLVTTATGARTVEALGLRQRRIDACLAAIERCRRTRVRTLFLRSVVYPGTDISHVLPVVAVLLLGGLLYNHGTVSLGAVVSSAVYLRQVSNPLDTILIWIEQLQSSGASFARVEGLEPTPRPASTGGTDPADDRIEVRGVRYAYDDERDVLHGVDLTVRPGERLALVGPSGAGKSTLGRLLAGIDEPGTGSVTVGGVPIADLSPDRLRQQVVLVTQEHHVFLDSVRGNLLLAAPSASEAELRAALAAVGADWVDELPEGLETELGDGGYRLDGARAQQLALARVVLADPHTVILDEATALLDPTTARDTERALAAVLAGRTVVAIAHRLHTAHDADRVAVLEGGRISELGTHDDLVAAGGPYAALWRSWHSEAGAAVGVGAGDGVAVGAGDGVAVDAEAAVEADVPVEVSSTRTGDVSG from the coding sequence GTGACAGCGGGTCGGCGCCGCGACGCGCTGCCCGTCGCCGAACCGGCCCGGGTACGCCGTGCGGCGCTCCGGCTGATCCGGGCCGACCGGCGCGCCTTCACCGCCGTGCTCCTGCTGAACGCGCTCGCCGCCGCCGCCGGACTGGTCGGACCATGGCTGCTCGGCCGGATCGTCAACACCGTCCAGGCCGGCGGCGGGGTGGCGGAGGTGGACCGGCTCGCCCTCACCATCCTGCTCTTCGCCCTGGTCCAACTCGTCCTCACCCGCTACGCCCAGTACCTCGGGCACCGGTTCGGTGAGCGGACCTCGGCCCGCATCCGTGAGCGGTTCGTCGACCGGGCACTCGCCCTCCCCACCTCGGTGGTGGAACGGGTCGGCCCCGGTGACCTGACCACCCGTGGCACCACCGACGTCGCCAGCGTCGGCCGCGTCCTGCGCGACGCCGCCCCGGAGATCCTCGTCGCGCTGGTCCAGGCGATCTTCATCCTCGGGGCGGTCTTCGTCCTCGCCCCACCGCTCGGCGCCTGCGGTCTGCTCGGTCTGCTCGGCCTCGTACTGGTGACCCGCTGGTACCTGCGCCGGGCGCACACCGCCTATCTCGCCGAGGGGGAGGCGAACTCGGCGCTCGCCGAGGTGCTGGTGACCACCGCCACCGGCGCCCGTACGGTCGAGGCGCTCGGGCTGCGGCAACGCCGGATCGACGCCTGCCTCGCGGCGATCGAGCGGTGCCGGCGCACCCGGGTCCGTACCCTCTTTCTGCGCAGCGTGGTCTATCCCGGCACGGACATCTCGCACGTCCTCCCGGTGGTCGCGGTGCTGCTGCTCGGCGGGTTGCTCTACAACCACGGCACGGTGAGCCTCGGAGCGGTGGTCAGCTCGGCGGTCTACCTGCGGCAGGTGTCGAATCCGCTGGACACCATCCTGATCTGGATCGAGCAGTTGCAGAGCAGCGGCGCCTCCTTCGCCCGGGTCGAGGGTCTGGAGCCGACTCCCCGGCCGGCATCGACCGGCGGCACCGACCCGGCCGACGACCGGATCGAGGTACGCGGGGTCCGGTACGCCTACGACGACGAGCGGGACGTGCTGCACGGGGTGGACCTGACCGTACGGCCCGGCGAGCGGCTGGCGCTGGTCGGTCCCTCCGGCGCCGGCAAGTCCACCCTCGGTCGGCTGCTCGCCGGCATCGACGAGCCGGGTACGGGCAGCGTGACCGTGGGCGGGGTGCCGATCGCCGACCTGTCGCCGGACCGGCTGCGTCAACAGGTTGTCCTGGTCACCCAGGAACACCACGTCTTCCTCGACTCGGTACGGGGCAACCTGCTGCTCGCCGCCCCGTCGGCCAGCGAGGCCGAGTTGCGGGCGGCGCTCGCCGCCGTCGGCGCAGACTGGGTCGACGAACTGCCGGAGGGGTTGGAGACCGAGTTGGGTGACGGCGGTTACCGCCTGGACGGTGCGCGGGCGCAGCAACTCGCGCTGGCCCGGGTGGTGCTGGCGGACCCGCACACGGTGATCCTCGACGAGGCGACCGCGCTGCTCGACCCGACCACGGCGCGGGACACCGAGCGGGCGCTGGCCGCGGTGCTCGCCGGCCGTACCGTGGTCGCGATCGCGCACCGTCTGCACACCGCTCACGACGCGGACCGGGTGGCGGTGTTGGAGGGCGGACGGATCTCCGAACTCGGCACCCACGACGACCTTGTCGCGGCCGGCGGCCCGTACGCCGCGCTCTGGCGCTCCTGGCACAGCGAAGCCGGGGCCGCTGTCGGGGTCGGGGCCGGGGACGGGGTCGCTGTCGGGGCCGGGGACGGGGTTGCCGTCGACGCGGAGGCCGCCGTCGAGGCCGATGTTCCCGTCGAGGTCTCGTCGACCCGGACCGGCGACGTTTCCGGCTAG
- a CDS encoding YncE family protein, producing MTRGRRILAGSTALLIALAACTEQRPQRSGPASGAPGQQVEPVTSPGLELIAGMPPYVSTTNVYGAAGPDQLSEAVRGDKPLVYVPNTGSDDVWVIDPDTYQVVDKFPGGPEPQHVVPSYDLRTLYVASSRVPSGGLVPIDPRTGRPGAMIDVEDVYNLYFTPDGKQGIVVAEYYQRLDFYDATNWRRTGSVTFPECAGINHMDYSVDGRTMLVSCEFANRMLVVDAVTHRKLRQFDLDVVADGMPQDTRLTPDGRHFLVADMMAAGVYVFDGAATNRTGFIPTGKGAHGIYFSRDGTLAYVTNRDEGSVSLIDLATLTTAGLWRIPGGGSPDMGGLSADGRVLWLSGRHHDEVYAMSTADGRLLARIPVGSGPHGLTVWPQPGRYSLGHTANIR from the coding sequence GTGACGAGAGGGCGGAGAATCCTCGCCGGGTCGACGGCCCTGCTGATCGCACTCGCCGCCTGCACCGAGCAGCGGCCACAACGATCGGGGCCGGCGTCGGGCGCCCCCGGGCAGCAGGTCGAACCGGTGACCTCCCCGGGCCTGGAGCTGATCGCCGGAATGCCGCCCTACGTCTCCACCACCAACGTGTACGGCGCGGCCGGTCCCGACCAGCTCAGCGAGGCGGTACGCGGGGACAAGCCCCTGGTCTACGTGCCGAACACCGGCAGTGACGACGTCTGGGTGATCGACCCGGACACGTACCAGGTGGTGGACAAGTTCCCCGGTGGCCCGGAACCGCAGCACGTCGTCCCCTCCTACGACCTGCGTACGCTCTACGTCGCCTCCAGCCGGGTACCCTCCGGCGGTCTCGTCCCGATCGACCCGCGTACCGGCCGGCCGGGCGCGATGATCGACGTCGAGGACGTCTACAACCTCTACTTCACGCCGGACGGCAAACAGGGGATCGTGGTCGCCGAGTACTACCAGCGGCTCGACTTCTACGACGCCACGAACTGGCGGCGTACCGGGTCGGTGACCTTTCCCGAGTGCGCCGGGATCAACCACATGGACTACTCGGTCGACGGGCGGACCATGCTGGTGAGCTGCGAGTTCGCCAACCGGATGCTGGTCGTCGACGCGGTCACCCACCGCAAGCTGCGCCAGTTCGACCTGGATGTGGTCGCCGACGGGATGCCCCAGGACACCCGCCTCACTCCCGACGGGCGGCACTTCCTGGTCGCCGACATGATGGCCGCCGGGGTGTACGTCTTCGACGGGGCGGCCACCAACCGGACCGGGTTCATCCCGACCGGCAAGGGTGCGCACGGCATCTACTTCAGCCGGGACGGCACACTCGCGTACGTCACCAACCGGGACGAGGGCAGCGTGAGCCTGATCGACCTGGCCACCCTCACCACCGCCGGCCTCTGGCGGATCCCCGGCGGCGGCAGCCCGGACATGGGCGGGCTCTCCGCCGACGGTCGGGTGCTCTGGCTCTCCGGTCGCCACCACGACGAGGTCTACGCCATGAGCACCGCCGACGGCCGGCTGCTGGCCCGGATCCCGGTCGGCTCCGGCCCGCACGGGCTCACCGTCTGGCCGCAACCCGGCCGCTACTCCCTCGGCCACACCGCCAACATCCGGTAA
- a CDS encoding cation:dicarboxylate symporter family transporter: protein MDTPTARPRRDRTHFLYLAVIVAVVAGIVLGFAAPEAAKELKPIGTGFVALIKMMISPIIFCTIVLGVGSVRQAAKVGKVGGLALGYFLVMSTVALAIGLVVGNIVHPGSGLHLGAAQAAAGQAQVSGASEGTVDFLLGIIPTSLLSALTEGEVLQTLLVALLVGFAVQGMGRRGEPVLRAVGLIQRLVFKILTMVMWLAPIGAFGAIAAVVGATGVDALKSLAQIMIGFYVTCVIFVVVILGLLLRFIAKISIFALLRYLGREFLLILSTSSSESALPRLIAKMEHFGVSKPVVGITVPTGYSFNLDGTAIYLTMASLFVAEALGKPLAIGEQISLLVFMVIASKGAAGITGAGLATLAGGLQSHRPDLVDGVGLIVGIDRFMSEARALTNFAGNAVATVLIGTWTGEFDREQAREVLAGNRPFDESTMVDEHGPADDDDLPTGSSQDASTSSTDAAAGRAEPAEAGARG, encoded by the coding sequence ATGGACACCCCTACCGCCCGGCCACGACGGGACCGCACCCACTTCCTCTACCTCGCCGTCATCGTCGCCGTCGTCGCCGGCATCGTCCTCGGCTTCGCCGCCCCGGAGGCGGCCAAGGAGCTGAAGCCGATCGGTACCGGCTTCGTGGCGCTGATCAAGATGATGATCAGCCCGATCATCTTCTGCACCATCGTGCTCGGCGTCGGCTCGGTACGGCAGGCCGCGAAGGTCGGCAAGGTCGGCGGCCTCGCGCTTGGCTACTTCCTGGTCATGTCGACCGTGGCGCTCGCGATCGGCCTGGTGGTCGGCAACATCGTGCACCCCGGCTCGGGACTGCACCTCGGCGCCGCCCAGGCCGCGGCCGGCCAGGCCCAGGTCAGCGGCGCGAGCGAGGGTACGGTCGACTTCCTGCTCGGCATCATCCCCACCTCGCTGCTCTCCGCGTTGACCGAGGGTGAGGTGCTGCAGACCCTGCTGGTCGCGCTCCTGGTCGGTTTCGCGGTGCAGGGCATGGGGCGCCGGGGCGAGCCGGTGCTGCGCGCGGTCGGCCTGATCCAGCGGCTGGTCTTCAAGATCCTGACGATGGTCATGTGGCTGGCGCCGATCGGTGCGTTCGGCGCGATCGCCGCCGTGGTCGGCGCGACCGGCGTGGACGCGTTGAAGAGCCTGGCCCAGATCATGATCGGGTTCTACGTCACCTGTGTGATCTTCGTGGTCGTCATCCTCGGCCTGCTGCTCCGCTTCATCGCCAAGATCTCGATCTTCGCCCTGCTGCGTTACCTGGGCCGGGAGTTCCTGCTGATCCTCTCCACCTCCTCCTCCGAGTCGGCGCTGCCCCGCCTGATCGCGAAGATGGAGCACTTCGGGGTGAGCAAGCCGGTGGTCGGCATCACCGTCCCGACGGGCTACTCGTTCAACCTCGACGGCACCGCGATCTACCTGACCATGGCCTCGCTCTTCGTGGCCGAGGCGCTGGGCAAGCCGCTCGCCATCGGTGAGCAGATCTCCCTGCTGGTGTTCATGGTCATCGCCTCCAAGGGCGCGGCCGGCATCACCGGTGCCGGGCTGGCCACCCTGGCCGGCGGGTTGCAGAGCCACCGGCCGGACCTGGTCGACGGCGTCGGCCTGATCGTCGGCATCGACCGCTTCATGTCCGAGGCCCGCGCGCTGACCAACTTCGCCGGCAACGCGGTGGCCACCGTGCTGATCGGCACCTGGACCGGGGAGTTCGACCGGGAGCAGGCACGCGAGGTGCTCGCCGGAAACCGGCCGTTCGACGAGTCGACCATGGTCGACGAGCACGGCCCGGCCGACGACGACGACCTGCCCACCGGTTCGTCGCAGGACGCCTCCACCTCTTCGACGGACGCCGCCGCCGGGCGTGCCGAACCGGCGGAGGCAGGCGCCCGAGGCTGA
- a CDS encoding response regulator, giving the protein MTTIRVLVVEDEPLLADAHRAYTERVPGFSVVGVVHTARDAMAALRAEGGAGVDLVLLDFRLPDLHGLDVCRALRAAGSTTDVLAVTSARDLTMVRAAVALGVTHYLLKPFTFAAFRDKLERYAEYRRQALADGAVVAQHEVDRMFATLRGADADTLPKGLGAETLDMVLATLRSEPGLSATEVSARTGTSRVTARRYLEHLVSTGRVSRSPRYGTPGRPEVEYRPT; this is encoded by the coding sequence GTGACCACCATCCGGGTGCTGGTCGTCGAGGACGAGCCGCTACTCGCCGACGCGCACCGCGCCTACACCGAGCGGGTACCCGGCTTCAGCGTCGTCGGGGTCGTACACACCGCCCGGGACGCGATGGCGGCGCTGCGCGCCGAGGGCGGCGCCGGGGTGGACCTCGTACTGCTCGACTTCCGCCTGCCCGACCTGCACGGCCTGGACGTCTGCCGGGCACTGCGGGCGGCCGGCAGCACCACCGACGTACTCGCCGTGACCTCGGCCCGGGACCTCACCATGGTCCGTGCCGCGGTCGCCCTCGGCGTCACCCACTACCTGCTCAAGCCATTCACCTTCGCCGCGTTCCGGGACAAGCTGGAGCGGTACGCCGAATACCGCCGGCAGGCGCTCGCCGACGGCGCGGTGGTGGCCCAGCACGAGGTGGACCGGATGTTCGCCACCCTGCGCGGCGCGGACGCCGACACCCTGCCGAAGGGGCTCGGCGCGGAGACCCTGGACATGGTGCTCGCCACCCTGCGGTCCGAGCCGGGGCTCTCCGCGACCGAGGTGTCGGCCCGGACCGGCACCTCTCGGGTGACCGCCCGCCGCTACCTCGAACACCTGGTCAGCACCGGTCGGGTGAGCCGCAGCCCCCGGTACGGCACCCCTGGCCGACCCGAGGTCGAATACCGCCCGACCTAG
- a CDS encoding sensor histidine kinase: MSRRRWSIAGQLFALQVLVVSLLVVAGMTGAVLLARADVRSAAQEEVLAVAEAVARSPDVASALGSPDPATTLQPYAESTRRATGTNFIVVMAPDRTRYSHPNPALIGQPFVGEIEPALAGRAFTTINVGTLGESVRAVVPVRTESGAVIGLVSVGITTDAINRKLFAQAPALLAATAAALALAAAGSWLLSRRLRRQTHGLGPAQITRMYEYYDAVLHSVREGLLVLTPDRRVALINDEARRLLGLTGADPVQERPVADLGFPPAVADLLLSGRAAHDEPMLAGDRVLVANQRATSFGGRAVGTVLTLRDHTELRTLASELDSVRGLSEALQAQAHESANRLHTVLTLVELGRTDEAVQLATAELTLAQQLTDRVVGAVTEPALAALLLGKSAQAGERGVELVVDPESRLDGHPLPIGDLLTVVGNLVDNALEAVGGTEPPRQVRVYVGATEREVQVRVGDSGPGLDPAQVTDAFRRGWSTKSAGRGLGLALVGQVVSRYDGKVDVTRPAAGGTLFSVRLPIPARLPIPRESPT, translated from the coding sequence ATGTCCAGACGACGGTGGAGCATCGCAGGCCAACTTTTCGCCCTGCAGGTCCTGGTCGTCAGCCTGCTCGTGGTGGCCGGGATGACCGGCGCGGTGCTGCTGGCCCGCGCCGACGTACGCAGCGCCGCCCAGGAGGAGGTGCTCGCGGTGGCCGAGGCCGTCGCCCGCTCCCCCGACGTGGCGAGCGCGTTGGGCTCCCCCGACCCGGCCACCACGCTCCAGCCGTACGCGGAGTCGACCCGCAGGGCCACCGGCACCAACTTCATCGTCGTGATGGCCCCGGACCGGACCCGCTACTCACACCCCAACCCGGCACTGATCGGTCAACCGTTCGTCGGCGAGATCGAACCGGCGCTCGCCGGCCGGGCGTTCACCACGATCAACGTCGGTACGCTCGGTGAGTCCGTCCGAGCGGTGGTGCCGGTACGCACCGAGAGCGGCGCCGTGATCGGGCTGGTCTCGGTCGGCATCACCACCGACGCGATCAACCGGAAACTGTTCGCCCAGGCACCCGCGCTGCTCGCCGCCACCGCCGCCGCACTGGCCCTCGCCGCGGCCGGCTCCTGGCTGCTCAGCCGCCGCCTGCGCCGGCAGACCCACGGACTCGGCCCGGCCCAGATCACCCGGATGTACGAGTACTACGACGCCGTCCTGCACTCCGTCCGCGAAGGGCTGCTCGTCCTCACCCCGGACCGGCGGGTGGCACTGATCAACGACGAGGCACGGCGCCTGCTCGGGCTGACCGGTGCCGACCCGGTGCAGGAGCGCCCCGTCGCCGACCTCGGCTTCCCACCAGCCGTGGCCGACCTGCTCCTCTCCGGCCGCGCCGCACACGACGAACCCATGCTCGCCGGTGACCGGGTGCTGGTCGCCAACCAGCGCGCGACCAGTTTCGGCGGTCGGGCGGTCGGCACCGTACTGACCCTGCGCGACCACACCGAACTGCGCACCCTGGCCAGCGAACTCGACTCCGTACGCGGACTCAGCGAGGCGCTCCAGGCCCAGGCGCACGAGTCGGCGAACCGGCTGCACACCGTACTGACCCTGGTCGAGCTCGGGCGTACCGACGAGGCGGTGCAACTGGCCACCGCCGAACTGACCCTCGCCCAGCAGCTCACCGACCGGGTCGTCGGCGCGGTCACCGAGCCGGCACTCGCCGCCCTGCTGCTCGGCAAGTCCGCCCAGGCCGGCGAACGGGGCGTGGAGCTCGTGGTCGATCCCGAGTCCCGCCTCGACGGCCACCCGCTGCCCATCGGCGACCTGCTCACCGTCGTCGGCAACCTGGTCGACAACGCCCTCGAGGCGGTCGGCGGCACCGAACCACCCCGCCAGGTCCGGGTCTACGTCGGCGCGACCGAACGGGAGGTGCAGGTCCGGGTCGGCGACAGCGGACCCGGGCTGGACCCAGCCCAGGTCACCGACGCGTTCCGGCGGGGCTGGTCGACCAAGAGCGCCGGCCGGGGGCTCGGCCTGGCCCTCGTCGGCCAGGTGGTCTCAAGGTACGACGGCAAGGTCGATGTGACCCGTCCCGCCGCAGGTGGCACCCTGTTCAGCGTCCGGTTGCCGATCCCGGCCCGGCTGCCGATCCCCCGGGAGTCTCCGACGTGA
- a CDS encoding ABC transporter ATP-binding protein: MVCLTLPPYLLSRAIDDGLRSGHSAALVGWVAGLLGVGVLNAFVGMFRHRTMTRIRMDAAFRTVRVVVGQATRLGAALPRQVTAGEVATIGIGDVWVVSGVLTICGPGVGAVIAYVVVAVLLFSVSPLLAAVVLLGVPLLSVLVGPLLGRLQRVGMVYREREGTLADRIVDIVGGLRVLNGFGGKEIYAERYRQGSRALQADGYRLGAVTSWIEALKVGLPMVFLAAVTWLAARTAAQGGISVGELVAVYGYVAVLVVPVAFFIEGGLDLSRGLVSARRVIRFLRLEPDDAVRRVTAQAPVLPSPLRDPASGVEVAPGKLTVLAAARPAESTTVVERLGGFVDSDVTWGDVRLDAIDPARVRDRILVADNEAALFSGTLREVLGGRWDRDEEAILRAVHAAAARDVVLGMPDGLDSTVDAQGRNLSGGQRQRVRLARALLADPEVLLAVEPTSAVDAHTEAAVASRLRATRTGRTTVVVSTSPLLLDQADLVYYLHDGRAVAAGTHRELLLAHPGYRRLVARTTADEPGPPAQREPR, from the coding sequence ATGGTCTGCCTGACGCTGCCGCCGTACCTGCTGAGCCGGGCGATCGACGACGGGCTGCGGTCCGGGCACTCGGCGGCGCTGGTCGGCTGGGTGGCGGGCCTGCTCGGCGTCGGGGTGCTGAACGCCTTCGTCGGCATGTTCCGCCACCGCACGATGACCCGGATCCGGATGGACGCCGCCTTCCGTACCGTGCGGGTCGTGGTGGGGCAGGCGACCCGGCTCGGTGCCGCGCTGCCCCGGCAGGTGACCGCCGGCGAGGTGGCCACGATCGGGATCGGCGACGTCTGGGTGGTCAGCGGGGTGCTCACCATCTGCGGTCCCGGCGTGGGCGCGGTCATCGCGTACGTCGTGGTGGCGGTGCTGCTGTTCTCGGTCTCGCCGCTGCTCGCGGCGGTGGTGCTGCTCGGCGTACCGCTGCTCAGTGTGCTGGTCGGGCCGCTGCTGGGGCGGCTGCAACGGGTCGGGATGGTGTACCGGGAGCGGGAGGGGACGCTGGCCGACCGGATCGTGGACATCGTCGGTGGCCTGCGGGTGCTCAACGGCTTCGGTGGCAAGGAGATCTACGCCGAGCGCTACCGGCAGGGTTCGCGGGCACTCCAGGCCGACGGATACCGGCTCGGTGCGGTGACGAGCTGGATCGAGGCGCTCAAGGTCGGCCTGCCGATGGTCTTCCTCGCCGCGGTCACCTGGCTGGCCGCCCGTACCGCCGCGCAGGGCGGCATCAGCGTCGGCGAACTGGTCGCGGTCTACGGGTACGTGGCGGTCCTGGTGGTGCCGGTGGCGTTCTTCATCGAGGGCGGTCTCGACCTCAGCCGGGGGCTGGTCTCCGCCCGCCGGGTGATCCGGTTCCTTCGGTTGGAGCCCGACGACGCCGTCCGCCGGGTGACCGCGCAGGCGCCGGTGCTGCCGTCGCCGCTACGTGATCCCGCCTCCGGTGTCGAGGTGGCACCCGGCAAGCTGACCGTGCTCGCCGCCGCCCGGCCGGCGGAGTCCACGACCGTGGTCGAGCGCCTCGGCGGCTTCGTGGACTCCGACGTGACCTGGGGTGACGTACGGCTCGACGCGATCGACCCCGCCCGGGTACGGGACCGGATCCTGGTCGCCGACAACGAGGCCGCCCTCTTCTCCGGCACCCTCCGGGAGGTGCTCGGGGGTCGGTGGGACCGGGACGAGGAGGCGATCCTGCGGGCGGTCCACGCCGCCGCGGCGCGGGATGTCGTACTCGGCATGCCGGACGGGCTCGACTCGACCGTCGACGCCCAGGGGCGCAATCTCTCCGGCGGCCAGCGGCAGCGGGTCCGACTGGCCCGTGCGCTGCTGGCCGACCCCGAGGTGCTGCTGGCCGTCGAACCGACCTCGGCGGTGGACGCGCACACCGAGGCGGCGGTGGCGTCCCGGCTCCGGGCCACCCGGACCGGTCGTACCACCGTGGTCGTCAGCACCTCGCCGCTCCTGCTCGACCAGGCGGACCTGGTGTACTACCTGCACGACGGCCGCGCGGTCGCCGCCGGCACCCACCGCGAACTCCTGCTCGCACACCCCGGCTACCGCCGTCTGGTCGCCCGTACCACCGCCGACGAGCCCGGCCCACCCGCCCAGCGGGAGCCCCGGTGA
- a CDS encoding acyltransferase family protein — protein MTETAGNQDHRPLVAGPVAITTVADPVPTPRVRWADVAKGVCIILVVSWHVVIKHYLQITWHLGVPLPGLWGKLGEQLLPLRMPLFFTISGLFAANAVTRPWRATARSRIAQFLYLYAIWLLIHTAILALAPQLPTDRANSVSGLLEQLTITPSNLWYLYALALYFTFAKVTYRLPAPVLLTAAAALSVITAAGLLATPGNRGGVYQNLVFFLAGLHLRPYVERWAATATNRRLGLTFAAYAVALVAMAVAGAETWPGVWLLVSITAVLFGVTAADRVGRWRVVGGALASLGRRTLPVYVIHMPVLALLHRLLVGPLSELGDAGQFLVALADPVLLTALVVALSLTIHRALVAISARWLFELPRWRHRRVEAVPHTG, from the coding sequence ATGACCGAGACAGCAGGAAACCAGGACCACCGCCCGCTCGTCGCCGGCCCCGTCGCGATCACGACCGTCGCCGATCCGGTGCCGACCCCACGCGTACGGTGGGCGGACGTCGCCAAGGGTGTGTGCATCATCCTGGTGGTGTCATGGCACGTCGTCATCAAGCACTACCTGCAGATAACGTGGCACCTCGGCGTGCCCCTGCCAGGGCTGTGGGGAAAGCTGGGTGAGCAGCTCCTACCGCTGCGGATGCCGCTGTTCTTCACCATCTCCGGTCTGTTCGCGGCGAACGCCGTCACGCGACCGTGGCGGGCGACGGCCCGGTCCCGGATCGCGCAGTTCCTCTACCTGTACGCGATCTGGCTGCTGATCCACACCGCGATCCTCGCCCTGGCCCCGCAGCTCCCGACCGATCGCGCGAACTCGGTCTCCGGCCTCCTGGAGCAGCTCACCATCACCCCGTCCAACCTCTGGTACCTCTACGCGCTGGCGCTCTACTTCACGTTCGCCAAGGTGACGTACCGGCTTCCCGCCCCGGTGCTCCTCACCGCCGCCGCGGCGCTCTCCGTCATCACCGCCGCCGGTCTGCTCGCCACCCCGGGCAACCGTGGCGGCGTCTACCAGAACCTGGTCTTCTTCCTCGCCGGGTTGCACCTCAGGCCGTACGTCGAACGCTGGGCCGCGACCGCGACCAACCGGCGGCTCGGGCTGACCTTCGCCGCGTACGCCGTGGCGCTGGTGGCCATGGCCGTGGCCGGAGCCGAGACCTGGCCCGGCGTCTGGCTTCTGGTGTCCATCACGGCGGTGCTCTTCGGTGTCACCGCGGCCGATCGGGTCGGCCGGTGGCGCGTGGTCGGCGGGGCGCTCGCCAGCCTCGGGCGTCGCACGCTTCCGGTCTACGTCATCCACATGCCGGTGCTGGCCCTGTTGCACCGGCTGCTGGTGGGCCCGCTCTCCGAACTGGGCGACGCCGGGCAGTTCCTGGTGGCGCTCGCTGATCCGGTCCTGCTGACCGCGTTGGTGGTCGCGCTCTCCCTGACCATCCACCGTGCGCTCGTCGCCATATCGGCGAGATGGCTGTTCGAGCTGCCCAGGTGGCGGCACCGCCGGGTCGAGGCGGTGCCGCACACCGGTTAG